In one window of Phormidium ambiguum IAM M-71 DNA:
- the rplC gene encoding 50S ribosomal protein L3 yields the protein MAIGILGTKLGMTQIFDSTGKAIPVTVVQAGPCPVTQIKTKETDGYTAIQLGFGEASPKAINKPEKGHLAKSNSAPLRHLREYRLDNPSEYQLGQEIKVDIFAPDQIVDVAGTSIGKGFAGYQKRHNFKRGPMAHGSKNHRLPGSTGAGTTPGRVYPGKRMAGRLGGERVTIRKLRVVSVDAERNLILIKGAVPGKPGALLSITPEKKVGK from the coding sequence GTGGCTATCGGTATCCTCGGCACAAAATTAGGCATGACCCAAATCTTTGACTCAACAGGAAAAGCCATTCCTGTCACCGTAGTTCAAGCAGGCCCATGCCCCGTAACGCAGATTAAGACCAAAGAAACAGACGGTTATACTGCGATCCAACTCGGATTCGGCGAAGCCAGTCCCAAGGCAATAAACAAGCCAGAAAAAGGACACTTAGCTAAATCTAACAGTGCGCCTTTGCGTCACCTACGCGAATATCGCTTGGATAATCCCAGTGAATATCAACTGGGTCAAGAAATTAAAGTAGATATATTTGCCCCAGATCAAATTGTGGATGTTGCAGGCACAAGTATTGGTAAAGGCTTTGCCGGATATCAAAAACGCCACAACTTTAAACGAGGGCCAATGGCTCACGGTTCCAAAAACCATAGATTGCCCGGTTCTACAGGTGCTGGTACAACACCAGGTAGAGTCTATCCCGGTAAGCGGATGGCAGGACGTTTAGGGGGAGAGCGAGTCACCATTCGCAAACTAAGAGTAGTTAGCGTCGATGCCGAACGCAACTTGATATTAATCAAGGGAGCAGTACCCGGTAAACCAGGTGCTTTGCTCAGTATTACACCAGAGAAAAAGGTCGGCAAATAG
- a CDS encoding NAD(P)H-quinone oxidoreductase subunit N — translation MALITTGNKLIRDLESSGALALYVPLEGGFEGRYQRRIRAAGYTSLNISAKGLGDLSMYLTGVHGVRPPHLGKKSLSSGAAVGYVYYLPPILSTQLENLPPKSKGLLLWIVEGQVFSRQEIEYLTMLPKIEPRVKVAVEMGGDRTFRWEPLANTLAAA, via the coding sequence ATGGCATTAATTACAACTGGCAATAAGTTGATTCGGGATTTGGAAAGTTCTGGGGCGCTAGCACTCTATGTGCCGCTGGAAGGAGGATTTGAAGGTCGCTACCAAAGGCGGATCAGGGCGGCGGGCTACACAAGCTTGAACATTTCTGCTAAGGGTTTAGGCGATCTAAGTATGTATTTGACTGGGGTGCATGGGGTACGTCCGCCACATTTGGGTAAGAAGAGTTTAAGTAGTGGGGCGGCTGTGGGTTATGTTTACTATTTGCCACCGATTTTGAGTACGCAATTAGAAAATTTACCCCCTAAGTCTAAGGGATTGTTGCTGTGGATTGTTGAGGGGCAAGTTTTTTCCCGCCAAGAGATTGAGTATTTAACGATGTTACCGAAGATAGAGCCGCGAGTGAAAGTGGCGGTAGAGATGGGTGGCGATCGCACTTTCCGTTGGGAACCATTGGCAAATACTTTAGCTGCTGCGTAA
- a CDS encoding vWA domain-containing protein yields the protein MLENRDYTLIIDKSGSMATKDQPGSKSRWAAMEESTLAIASKCEELDPDGLTVYVFSGKFKRYDNVTASRVSDIFRENEPSGRTDLAGVLLDATNDYFRRKAAKQTKLNGETIVVVTDGEPDDRKAVMRVIIEASRRMDKDEELAITFIQVGTDQQATKFLKVLDDELQGAGAKFDIVDTVTIDDMEDMTLTEVLLNAIVD from the coding sequence ATGCTGGAAAATCGTGATTACACATTGATTATTGACAAAAGCGGCAGTATGGCTACTAAAGATCAGCCTGGTAGTAAGAGTCGCTGGGCGGCGATGGAAGAGTCTACTTTAGCTATTGCAAGTAAGTGCGAAGAGTTAGATCCTGATGGGTTAACGGTTTATGTATTTTCAGGAAAATTTAAACGTTACGATAATGTGACTGCTAGCAGAGTTAGTGATATTTTCCGAGAAAATGAACCTTCAGGACGGACAGATTTAGCTGGTGTACTGTTAGATGCAACGAATGATTATTTTCGGCGGAAAGCGGCTAAACAAACTAAGCTCAATGGGGAAACAATTGTTGTAGTTACGGATGGAGAACCGGACGATCGCAAAGCGGTAATGCGAGTAATTATTGAAGCTTCGCGCCGGATGGATAAAGATGAAGAATTAGCGATTACTTTTATTCAAGTTGGTACCGATCAACAAGCGACAAAGTTCTTAAAAGTTTTAGATGATGAGTTGCAAGGTGCAGGGGCTAAATTTGACATTGTAGATACAGTTACTATTGATGATATGGAAGATATGACTTTGACGGAAGTGCTGTTAAATGCAATTGTTGACTAA
- a CDS encoding salt stress protein, Slr1339 family: MESIDDILAQLKSEYQDKDNPEQQKKQSSVKKEKAIEPKLPNLPPPASQKKSFSASNPEDALLSQIKAEFFQKDREEELKKQQQIQEEKIRQEQIKKQQRQALTREAEAWLKKLNPRSAEGLWFEEFAYSYSSKLEAAIDYLQALKET, translated from the coding sequence ATGGAATCAATAGATGATATATTGGCTCAGTTAAAGTCTGAGTATCAAGATAAGGATAATCCAGAGCAACAGAAAAAACAAAGTTCTGTGAAAAAAGAGAAAGCGATCGAGCCTAAGCTGCCCAATTTACCACCGCCTGCATCACAGAAAAAATCTTTTTCTGCTTCTAATCCTGAAGATGCTTTGCTTTCACAAATCAAAGCAGAATTTTTCCAAAAAGACCGAGAGGAAGAACTGAAAAAACAGCAACAAATCCAAGAAGAAAAAATTAGGCAAGAGCAAATTAAAAAACAGCAAAGACAAGCTTTAACTAGAGAAGCGGAAGCTTGGTTGAAAAAGCTAAATCCGCGATCGGCTGAAGGTCTTTGGTTTGAAGAATTTGCCTATAGTTATTCATCAAAATTGGAAGCAGCGATCGATTATTTGCAAGCTTTAAAAGAAACTTAA
- a CDS encoding vWA domain-containing protein: protein MLEERDYTLIIDKSGSMSTPDQPGNRTRWQAAQESTLALARKCEQFDPDGITVYLFSGRFRRYDNVTSDKVAQIFQENDPSGTTDLAGVLKDATDSYLRRKALGDIKPNGEIILVITDGEPDDRKAVMRVIIEASRQLDRDEELAISLIQVGKDQTATRFLKALDDELQAAGAKFDIVDTITLDDMEGFTLSEVLLNAITD, encoded by the coding sequence ATGCTTGAAGAACGGGACTATACATTAATTATTGATAAAAGCGGTAGTATGTCTACCCCAGACCAACCAGGGAATAGAACTCGTTGGCAAGCTGCACAAGAGTCAACTTTAGCATTAGCCAGAAAATGCGAACAGTTCGATCCAGATGGGATTACTGTTTACTTATTTTCTGGTCGTTTTAGGCGTTACGATAATGTGACATCTGATAAAGTTGCTCAGATTTTCCAAGAAAATGACCCTTCTGGAACTACTGATTTGGCTGGGGTTTTAAAAGATGCTACTGATAGTTATCTGCGCCGGAAAGCATTGGGTGATATTAAGCCAAATGGTGAGATAATTTTGGTAATTACCGATGGGGAACCGGACGATCGCAAAGCGGTAATGAGGGTAATTATTGAAGCATCTCGTCAATTGGATAGAGATGAAGAATTAGCAATTTCTTTGATTCAAGTTGGCAAAGATCAAACAGCTACTCGTTTCCTTAAAGCATTAGATGATGAGTTGCAAGCGGCGGGAGCAAAGTTTGACATTGTTGATACAATCACATTAGATGATATGGAAGGTTTCACTCTGAGTGAAGTGTTGTTAAATGCAATTACTGATTAA
- a CDS encoding vWA domain-containing protein, giving the protein MQDRDYTLIIDKSGSMSTPDQVGGRSRWEAAQESTLALARKCEQFDPDGITVYLFSSRFKRYDNVTSSKVEQIFQENDPAGTTNLAGVLEDAVKQYFQRKASGQTKVGGETIIVVTDGEPDDRKGVMRAIIEASRQLDKDEELAISIIQVGSDATATRFLKALDDDLQGAGAKFDICDTVTMDDMADMTLAEVLLNAIND; this is encoded by the coding sequence ATGCAAGATCGAGACTATACATTAATAATTGACAAAAGCGGTAGTATGTCTACTCCCGATCAAGTGGGCGGAAGAAGTCGTTGGGAAGCTGCACAAGAGTCAACTTTAGCGTTAGCCAGAAAATGCGAACAATTTGACCCGGATGGGATTACGGTTTACTTATTTTCTAGTCGATTTAAGCGTTATGATAATGTGACTTCTAGTAAGGTTGAGCAAATTTTTCAAGAAAACGATCCGGCTGGTACAACTAATTTGGCTGGAGTTTTGGAAGATGCAGTTAAGCAATATTTTCAGCGCAAAGCTTCTGGACAAACTAAAGTGGGTGGTGAAACAATTATAGTTGTTACTGATGGTGAACCGGACGATCGCAAAGGTGTAATGCGGGCAATCATTGAAGCATCTCGCCAATTAGATAAAGATGAAGAGTTAGCAATTTCCATTATTCAAGTAGGTTCGGATGCTACTGCAACTCGCTTTTTAAAAGCGCTGGATGATGACTTGCAAGGTGCAGGAGCGAAGTTTGATATTTGCGATACGGTAACGATGGATGATATGGCAGATATGACTTTAGCTGAAGTGTTGTTGAATGCGATTAATGATTAG
- the ldpA gene encoding circadian clock protein LdpA, whose translation MTNNSSPLHSLREGHWFKLICGASFQHLPAVKNLTLVYTLAGADCIDVAADPAVIAAAKEALDMALTFGEEAQRRGFGFKNLPLLMVSLNDGEDPHFRKAEFNATECPTECPRPCESICPAQAIVFDRLNNNFSGVLDQLCYGCGRCIPICPSDLIFTRAYVSTPEAVAPLVLQTSVDAVEIHTQVGRLADFQRLWGAIAPWLHQLKAIAISCPDGEGLINYLWSLYDLMKPLPCELIWQTDGRPMSGDIGTGTTHAAIKLGKKVLAAGLPGYVQLAGGTNSHTVTKLKAVDLLNGKFGDGATTLPENPRPQYLTETQTQNYIAGIAYGSFARVMLSPILDRLETAAPKTDSLSASLILPQQRVNLEDHPELLWQAVALADTLVSQIKSTVKSRLTTDEIEVSL comes from the coding sequence GTGACTAATAATTCCTCTCCTTTACATTCTCTCAGGGAAGGCCACTGGTTTAAGCTGATTTGCGGAGCCAGCTTCCAACACTTACCAGCCGTCAAAAATTTAACGCTGGTTTACACTTTAGCGGGTGCTGATTGTATTGATGTGGCTGCCGATCCTGCTGTGATTGCGGCGGCGAAAGAGGCGCTAGATATGGCGCTGACTTTTGGTGAAGAAGCTCAACGGCGAGGGTTTGGCTTTAAAAATTTGCCTTTGTTAATGGTGAGTTTGAATGATGGGGAAGATCCCCATTTTCGGAAGGCGGAGTTTAACGCTACTGAATGTCCGACGGAATGTCCGCGTCCTTGTGAAAGTATTTGTCCAGCGCAAGCGATCGTATTCGATCGACTAAATAATAATTTTTCTGGAGTTTTGGATCAATTATGTTACGGATGTGGTAGATGTATACCAATTTGCCCTAGCGACTTAATTTTCACTCGCGCTTATGTTTCCACGCCGGAAGCTGTAGCACCTTTGGTGTTACAAACATCAGTAGACGCGGTGGAAATTCATACCCAAGTTGGTAGGTTAGCAGATTTCCAAAGGTTGTGGGGAGCGATCGCACCCTGGTTACATCAACTAAAAGCGATCGCCATTAGTTGTCCCGATGGAGAAGGGCTAATTAATTACCTGTGGTCGCTGTATGATTTAATGAAACCTTTGCCTTGTGAGTTAATCTGGCAAACCGATGGTCGTCCTATGAGTGGTGATATTGGCACCGGAACGACTCATGCTGCCATTAAACTAGGAAAAAAGGTTTTAGCCGCAGGTTTACCCGGATATGTTCAATTAGCAGGAGGTACTAATAGTCACACAGTTACTAAACTAAAAGCAGTTGATCTGCTTAATGGTAAATTTGGCGATGGAGCAACTACCTTACCCGAAAATCCTCGTCCGCAATATCTCACCGAAACCCAAACCCAAAACTATATTGCGGGGATTGCTTATGGTAGCTTTGCTCGTGTAATGTTATCGCCAATCCTCGATCGGTTAGAAACCGCAGCCCCTAAAACCGACTCTTTAAGTGCATCGCTTATCTTACCACAACAAAGAGTCAATTTAGAAGATCATCCCGAACTTCTCTGGCAAGCGGTTGCTTTAGCTGATACCTTAGTTTCCCAAATCAAATCAACCGTAAAAAGTAGGCTGACAACCGATGAAATTGAAGTATCATTGTAG
- a CDS encoding R3H domain-containing nucleic acid-binding protein produces MSVKDVTVGKKLITDDLHKLLEILPAEIRRAVEQHPSKNTLVEVVLDLGRRPEARFPGKAEYLSEQPVSREDLQYCISRVGHFSGDNRAGIEQTLHRISAIRNRTDEIIGLTCRVGRAIFGTIGMIRDLVETGKSILMLGRPGVGKTTALREIARVLADELGKRVVIIDTSNEIAGDGDIPHPAIGRARRMQVARPELQHQVMIEAVENHTPEVIVIDEIGTELEALAARTIAERGVQLVGTAHGNRIENLIKNPTLSDLVGGIQAVTLGDEEARRRGSQKTVLERKAPPTFEIAIEMLERERWVVHESTADTVDTLLRGRQPSLQVRTVNEAGEVKITRELPANPISSHQPQSTPTWKPNGWRASGQMTPVSASKSEVLPEKQSFEQLLDASFQQKDSYKRDFGFAEDEFMAGPNGEDLPLHIYPYGISRHQLDQVIQVLKLPIVLTKDLDGADAVLALRSHVKNHSKLRQISKARHIPIHTIKASTVAEITHGLQRMLHIDDGEVLDIPDLRLFTKKGSDDEIEALEEARLAVEQIVIPKGQPVELLPRSATVRKMQHELVEHYRLRSSSFGDEPNRRLRIYPA; encoded by the coding sequence ATGAGTGTTAAAGATGTTACCGTGGGAAAAAAACTGATTACAGACGATCTTCATAAGTTATTAGAGATTTTGCCAGCCGAGATTAGACGGGCTGTGGAGCAGCACCCATCAAAAAATACTTTGGTAGAAGTAGTATTAGATTTGGGGCGGCGACCAGAAGCGCGTTTTCCTGGCAAAGCGGAGTATCTTTCCGAACAGCCTGTGTCACGGGAAGATTTGCAATATTGCATTAGTCGGGTAGGACATTTTAGCGGCGATAACCGAGCAGGCATTGAGCAAACCCTACACCGGATTAGTGCGATTCGCAACCGCACGGATGAAATTATTGGCTTAACTTGTCGTGTGGGTCGAGCAATTTTCGGGACGATCGGCATGATCCGTGACTTGGTGGAAACTGGCAAGTCAATTTTGATGCTAGGTCGTCCGGGTGTAGGTAAAACCACTGCTTTGAGAGAAATTGCCCGTGTTTTAGCGGATGAGTTAGGCAAGCGGGTGGTAATTATCGACACCTCTAATGAAATTGCTGGCGATGGCGATATTCCTCACCCAGCGATTGGTAGGGCGCGACGGATGCAGGTGGCGCGTCCAGAATTACAACATCAAGTGATGATTGAGGCGGTGGAAAACCATACGCCAGAGGTGATTGTCATTGATGAAATTGGGACAGAATTGGAGGCTTTAGCGGCGCGTACCATTGCCGAAAGGGGCGTACAGTTAGTGGGTACGGCTCACGGTAATCGGATTGAAAACTTGATTAAGAACCCTACTTTGTCAGATTTGGTGGGGGGAATTCAAGCCGTTACCTTGGGTGATGAAGAGGCGCGACGACGGGGTTCGCAAAAGACGGTTTTGGAACGGAAAGCACCGCCAACTTTTGAAATTGCGATCGAAATGTTGGAACGGGAACGCTGGGTAGTTCACGAAAGTACTGCTGATACAGTAGATACCTTGCTGCGGGGAAGACAACCGAGTTTGCAAGTTCGCACTGTGAATGAAGCTGGGGAAGTGAAAATTACCAGGGAGTTACCTGCTAATCCGATTTCTTCCCATCAACCTCAATCTACGCCTACTTGGAAACCTAATGGTTGGCGTGCTTCGGGACAAATGACTCCGGTTTCTGCAAGCAAATCAGAAGTTTTGCCGGAAAAGCAAAGTTTTGAGCAATTGTTGGATGCTTCTTTCCAGCAAAAGGATTCCTATAAACGGGATTTTGGTTTTGCGGAAGATGAGTTTATGGCGGGTCCGAATGGAGAAGATTTGCCGCTGCATATCTATCCTTATGGGATTAGTCGCCATCAACTCGATCAGGTGATTCAGGTGTTGAAGTTGCCAATTGTTTTGACTAAGGATTTAGATGGGGCGGATGCGGTTTTGGCGCTGAGATCTCACGTGAAAAATCACTCTAAACTGCGGCAAATTTCCAAAGCGCGTCATATTCCGATTCACACGATTAAGGCTAGCACTGTGGCGGAAATTACTCATGGTTTGCAACGAATGTTGCATATAGATGACGGTGAAGTGCTTGATATACCTGATTTGCGGCTGTTTACTAAAAAAGGCAGCGATGATGAGATTGAGGCGCTGGAAGAAGCTAGATTAGCTGTGGAACAGATTGTGATTCCCAAGGGACAACCTGTGGAGTTGCTACCTCGTTCGGCGACGGTGCGGAAAATGCAGCATGAGTTAGTTGAGCATTACCGCTTGCGTTCTTCTAGTTTTGGTGATGAACCTAATCGACGGTTGCGGATTTATCCGGCTTAA
- a CDS encoding HAD family hydrolase, whose amino-acid sequence MSEISPTILALDFDGVVCDGLIEYFQTSWRSYCQIWHPADDTPSDGLAAKFYRLRPVIEVGWEMPVLLRALILGVSEERIWADWVGVAQQITSDEGLKAAEVGAILDGLRDEWIGEDLAGWLGLHRFYPGVIERLQSAIANSVKIYIVTTKEGRFVRQLLQEQDVEIPEERIIGKEYKRPKYEILRELIVAGGNKVNIWFVEDRLKALQLVEQESDLASVRLFLADWGYNTQQIRDSIANNKRIKLLSLSQFTQDFVTWV is encoded by the coding sequence ATGTCTGAAATTAGTCCCACTATTTTAGCTCTAGATTTCGATGGAGTGGTTTGTGATGGGCTGATTGAGTATTTTCAGACTTCTTGGCGAAGTTATTGTCAAATTTGGCATCCTGCTGATGACACGCCATCTGATGGTTTAGCGGCTAAGTTTTATCGATTGCGCCCTGTGATTGAGGTGGGTTGGGAAATGCCTGTTTTGTTACGGGCGTTGATTTTGGGTGTTTCTGAGGAGAGGATTTGGGCGGATTGGGTAGGTGTGGCGCAGCAGATTACTAGTGACGAAGGGTTGAAAGCTGCTGAGGTTGGGGCGATACTGGATGGTTTGCGGGATGAGTGGATTGGTGAGGATTTAGCAGGTTGGTTGGGTTTGCATCGGTTTTATCCGGGTGTGATTGAGAGGTTGCAAAGTGCGATCGCCAATTCAGTTAAAATCTACATTGTCACAACTAAAGAAGGGCGTTTTGTTCGTCAGTTGTTACAAGAACAAGATGTGGAAATTCCCGAAGAACGGATTATTGGGAAGGAGTATAAACGCCCAAAATATGAAATTTTGCGAGAATTAATTGTCGCGGGTGGAAATAAAGTTAATATCTGGTTTGTGGAAGATAGATTAAAGGCGTTGCAGTTGGTAGAACAGGAATCGGATTTAGCTTCGGTAAGGTTATTTTTAGCTGATTGGGGTTACAATACTCAGCAAATCCGTGATTCGATCGCAAATAATAAGCGAATTAAGTTGTTGTCACTTTCTCAATTTACCCAAGATTTTGTGACTTGGGTTTAA
- a CDS encoding nuclear transport factor 2 family protein, which translates to MTDSNDVLEANQAFYRAFEKKDMEAMGNIWSKGVATVCVHPGWNVLRGWKEIGYSWEQIFKNTAYIEIDVEIVTSEIRGDFAYLVLVENVFQVLGGKRTQAKSLATNIFERMGQKWYLINHHGSPIMR; encoded by the coding sequence ATGACAGATAGTAATGATGTTTTAGAAGCTAACCAAGCTTTCTATCGCGCTTTTGAAAAGAAAGATATGGAGGCGATGGGTAATATTTGGTCTAAGGGTGTGGCGACTGTTTGTGTTCATCCTGGTTGGAATGTTTTGCGGGGTTGGAAGGAAATCGGCTATTCTTGGGAACAAATATTTAAAAATACTGCTTACATTGAGATTGATGTGGAAATTGTTACTTCGGAAATTCGGGGTGATTTTGCTTATTTGGTGTTGGTGGAAAATGTGTTTCAGGTTTTGGGTGGGAAGAGAACTCAAGCAAAGTCTTTAGCAACAAATATTTTTGAAAGAATGGGGCAAAAGTGGTATTTAATTAATCATCATGGTAGTCCGATTATGCGGTAG
- a CDS encoding alpha-amylase family glycosyl hydrolase, with amino-acid sequence MVQTPDSQLKVDSTAAKAAAGFFTEEVTPSKYADFEFLFTRAIEFRQETIYFIIVDRFHDGDPDNNLGPNPALYDPNKQKWGKYWGGDLQGIIDKLDYLKNMGVTAIWLSPLFEQVEESQFDFAAMHGYWTKDFKRINPRLVNSNESTSLSECNVFDRLINEMHKRGMKLILDIVCNHSSPDVNGHKGELYDDGVLIADFYNDVNNWYYHNGEITDWNDDWQLLNCELSGLATFNEKNIDYRNYIKSAIKQWLDRGVDALRVDTVKHLPVWFWQEFVGDIQTHKPSVFIFGEWGFSKPWDGKSVNFTNKSGMSILDFALCEGVRAALAKNSEGGFHLVQDVLNLDHLYDRATELITFIDNHDMPRFQSLNSDPEILRLAVNLIMTSRGIPCIYYGTEQYLHNDTNSGNDPYNRPMMEKWDIDTKIYQDLQLLSKLRRINPAVSLGSQIQKYLTTDVYCYVRRYRDSRCFVAMNKGDYVKVDIPSTDLEDGEYRCILSGRKFQVQNGQLLGLELQRKEMVILSYLGERVKGKTIVRVQLNGVESKYGETVVVTGDCPELGNWDISKAYPLEYINSNTWFGEIPFNESAGKAIAYKYAMWRENQEPLRENLVNRRWILVPEGTVKWQDNWAW; translated from the coding sequence ATGGTACAAACTCCTGATTCTCAATTAAAAGTTGATAGTACAGCAGCAAAGGCGGCGGCGGGTTTTTTTACCGAAGAGGTTACACCAAGTAAGTACGCGGATTTTGAGTTTTTGTTTACTCGGGCGATCGAATTTCGCCAAGAAACTATTTATTTTATTATTGTCGATCGCTTCCATGATGGCGACCCTGATAATAATCTTGGCCCAAATCCTGCACTTTACGATCCAAATAAGCAAAAATGGGGGAAATATTGGGGCGGAGATTTGCAAGGGATTATTGATAAATTAGATTATTTAAAAAATATGGGTGTAACGGCAATTTGGTTGTCTCCTTTGTTTGAACAAGTGGAGGAATCACAGTTTGATTTTGCTGCAATGCACGGTTATTGGACTAAGGATTTTAAAAGAATTAATCCCCGTTTGGTAAATAGTAATGAATCTACTTCTCTGTCTGAATGTAATGTTTTTGACAGATTAATTAATGAAATGCACAAGCGGGGAATGAAGTTAATTTTAGATATCGTTTGTAACCATAGTAGCCCTGATGTTAATGGACATAAAGGAGAACTTTATGATGATGGGGTGTTAATTGCTGATTTTTATAATGATGTGAATAATTGGTATTATCACAATGGGGAAATTACTGATTGGAATGATGATTGGCAACTTTTAAATTGCGAACTTTCGGGTTTAGCTACTTTTAATGAAAAAAATATTGATTATCGTAATTATATAAAATCGGCAATTAAACAATGGTTAGATCGTGGGGTGGATGCTTTGCGCGTGGATACAGTAAAGCATTTACCTGTTTGGTTTTGGCAAGAATTTGTCGGAGATATTCAAACTCATAAACCTTCGGTTTTTATCTTTGGTGAATGGGGTTTTAGTAAACCTTGGGATGGAAAATCGGTGAATTTCACCAATAAGTCAGGAATGTCTATTTTAGACTTTGCTTTGTGTGAAGGAGTGAGGGCGGCGTTGGCAAAAAATAGCGAAGGGGGTTTTCATTTAGTTCAAGATGTATTGAATTTAGATCATTTGTACGATCGCGCTACCGAACTAATAACTTTCATCGATAATCATGATATGCCACGATTTCAAAGTTTGAATTCTGACCCGGAAATTTTGAGGTTGGCAGTTAATTTAATTATGACATCTCGTGGAATTCCTTGTATTTATTATGGTACGGAACAGTATCTTCATAATGATACAAATAGCGGAAACGATCCATACAATCGCCCGATGATGGAAAAGTGGGATATAGATACAAAAATTTATCAAGATTTGCAACTTTTATCGAAATTAAGAAGAATAAATCCGGCGGTTTCTTTGGGAAGTCAAATACAAAAATATTTAACTACTGATGTTTATTGTTATGTGCGCCGCTATAGGGATTCTCGCTGTTTTGTGGCGATGAATAAAGGCGATTATGTGAAAGTTGATATTCCTTCTACTGATTTGGAAGATGGAGAATATAGGTGTATTTTATCAGGTCGTAAGTTTCAAGTTCAAAATGGGCAATTGCTAGGATTAGAATTGCAGAGAAAAGAAATGGTTATTCTGAGTTATTTGGGAGAGAGAGTTAAGGGGAAAACTATTGTGAGAGTGCAATTAAATGGAGTAGAAAGCAAATATGGCGAAACAGTTGTGGTGACAGGAGATTGTCCTGAGTTAGGGAATTGGGATATTAGTAAAGCTTACCCGTTAGAGTATATTAATTCTAATACTTGGTTTGGGGAAATTCCGTTTAATGAGAGTGCGGGAAAAGCGATCGCATACAAGTACGCGATGTGGCGAGAAAACCAAGAACCTTTGCGAGAAAATTTGGTGAATCGTCGCTGGATTTTAGTTCCTGAAGGTACGGTAAAATGGCAAGATAACTGGGCGTGGTGA